One genomic segment of Gossypium arboreum isolate Shixiya-1 chromosome 3, ASM2569848v2, whole genome shotgun sequence includes these proteins:
- the LOC108475303 gene encoding cytochrome P450 CYP749A22-like, translated as MKYLDSVVREENKSGLMELVILVPCCFFLVALTKFLYHYLWVPLRIQHMMNSQGIKGPPYRFIHGNNKEVTKMRKEALSKAVGLTDDLFPRLQPHIYSWINTYGKNFVYWNGVRAEVVISEPELIKEVMKNSEKIFQRRKLTDVGGKLLGNGLCSLREKNGQSIESWPIMLSWGKPKGKSSKSIN; from the exons ATGAAATATCTGGATTCAGTGGTAAGAGAAGAAAACAAGAGTGGCTTGATGGAGCTTGTAATTCTTGTCCCATGTTGTTTCTTCCTCGTAGCTTTAACAAAGTTCCTTTATCATTACCTGTGGGTACCTCTTCGTATACAGCATATGATGAATTCACAGGGCATCAAAGGACCTCCTTACAGATTCATCCATGGCAACAATAAAGAAGTTACCAAAATGAGAAAGGAAGCATTAAGCAAAGCTGTGGGCTTGACAGATGATTTATTTCCCAGATTACAACCACATATTTATTCCTGGATCAATACATATG GGAAGAATTTTGTTTATTGGAATGGCGTTCGAGCTGAAGTGGTGATTTCAGAACCTGAATTGATCAAAGAGGTTATGAAAAATAGTGAGAAAATTTTTCAGAGAAGGAAGCTTACAGATGTTGGTGGGAAGCTCCTGGGAAATGGCTTGTGTTCATTGAGGGAGAAAAATGGGCAAAGCATCGAAAGCTGGCCAATCATGCTTTCATGGGGAAAGCCTAAAGGTAAATCCTCCAAATCTATAAATTAG
- the LOC108476002 gene encoding cytochrome P450 CYP749A22-like, producing the protein MSALTKLAILFPCCFILIALVKLLYDYLWRPLRLQRMMSSQGIKGPPYTFIHGNNKEATKMTMEALSKPMGALRHDIFPRVQPHVYSCVNRYGRIYLAWDGNRPELVITEAELVNEVLKHSATTFPKRKPTFFLTGLFGNGLVTALGEKWLKQRKLANYAFHGESLKNMTPAVIASVETMLEKWKSYVGKEMEVYHEFRLLTSEVISRTAFGSSYLEGEKIFDMLSKLSIIRSRNLFETRIPLINKLWKSADMLKSEELSKGIQDCVMKIVKKREDKVENREADSFGNDFLGLLVKAYHDPDKNNRLSMEDLVDECKTFYFAGQDTVNSLLAWMVFLIAIHGDWQEKARREVIEIFGNQIPDSEGISKLKIMTMIIYETLRLYGPSIAMMRRAEREVQLGKLVLPANLDLLVVHSASHHDPQLWGDEVHLFKPERFAEGIAKATNYNAGAFCPFGLGPRNCVGMNFAIIETKIALSMILQRYTISLSPAYVHSPIPYITIQPQHGIQVILESLHNDA; encoded by the exons ATGAGTGCCTTGACGAAGCTTGCAATTCTTTTTCCATGTTGTTTCATCCTCATAGCTTTAGTAAAGCTCCTTTATGATTACTTATGGAGGCCTCTCCGTCTACAGCGTATGATGAGTTCACAGGGAATCAAAGGACCTCCTTACACCTTCATCCATGGCAACAACAAAGAAGCTACCAAAATGACAATGGAAGCCTTAAGCAAACCTATGGGCGCCTTGAGACATGATATATTTCCCAGAGTGCAGCCACATGTTTACTCATGTGTCAACAGATATG GGAGGATTTATCTTGCTTGGGACGGTAATCGACCTGAACTGGTGATTACGGAAGCTGAACTTGTCAACGAGGTTCTGAAACATAGTGCGACAACTTTTCCAAAAAGGAAGCCTACTTTTTTTCTCACTGGCCTATTTGGGAATGGGCTTGTGACAGCTCTAGGTGAAAAATGGCTGAAGCAACGGAAGTTGGCGAATTATGCTTTTCATGGGGAAAGCTTAAAG AACATGACACCAGCTGTAATTGCTAGTGTTGAAACAATGCTAGAAAAGTGGAAAAGCTATGTAGGCAAAGAGATGGAAGTATATCATGAATTTAGATTATTGACCTCGGAAGTGATATCCAGAACAGCTTTCGGTAGCAGTTACTTGGAAGGGGAGAAGATTTTTGACATGTTGAGCAAGTTGTCAATAATTAGGAGCAGAAATCTCTTCGAAACTCGAATTCCTCTGATCAA CAAGTTATGGAAATCTGCTGATATGCTAAAGTCTGAAGAACTTTCAAAAGGAATACAAGATTGTGTAATGAAGATTGTTAAGAAAAGAGAAGACAAAGTTGAGAACAGAGAAGCCGATAGCTTCGGCAATGATTTTCTGGGATTACTTGTAAAAGCCTATCATGATCCAGACAAAAATAACAGGCTTTCGATGGAAGACTTGGTGGATGAGTGCAAAACGTTCTACTTTGCTGGACAAGATACTGTTAATTCCTTACTTGCATGGATGGTCTTCCTTATAGCAATTCATGGAGATTGGCAAGAGAAAGCAAGAAGAGAAGTGATTGAGATATTTGGCAACCAAATTCCAGATTCTGAAGGCATTTCTAAACTCAAAATT ATGACCATGATTATTTACGAAACTCTAAGATTATATGGTCCATCAATTGCCATGATGAGAAGAGCTGAAAGAGAAGTTCAGTTAGGGAAGCTAGTCTTGCCTGCTAATCTAGATCTTCTAGTTGTACATTCTGCATCTCACCATGACCCTCAACTATGGGGAGATGAGGTACATCTTTTTAAACCAGAGAGATTCGCAGAAGGGATTGCCAAAGCTACCAATTACAATGCAGGTGCATTTTGTCCCTTTGGATTGGGACCTCGGAATTGTGTTGGTATGAACTTTGCAATCATCGAAACGAAGATTGCACTCTCCATGATTCTACAACGCTACACCATTTCTCTTTCCCCTGCCTATGTCCACTCACCAATTCCTTATATCACCATTCAACCACAACATGGAATTCAAGTAATACTGGAGTCACTGCATAACGATGCGTAA